AAAGAATTATCGTGCTTGGTTTTTGTTTTTATTTTTAGTCAGAACGGGAGCGCGTGTGTCTGAAGCGTTAAGAGTTCGAGTCGCTGATATAGATTTTTCGAATAAAGTAATTTCAATTCAAACGATGAAGCGGCCGGGCAACCCGGTCCGAAGCGTCCCGATTAAAGACGATTTTATCGGCGCGATCGGCGAATATATCGCGCGTGAAGGGTTATTGCGAGAAAATAAGTTATTTAAATATAATAGGGTAACTGCGTATTTGTACGTGCGAAATCTCTGCCACGCCGCCGGCATCATGGACGACCGGGCCCATCCCCATACCTGCCGGCATACTTTTGCAATTATAAATTTAGCCCAGGGCGTGCCCGTCACGGTTGTTCAAGAATGGCTTGGTCACGCAAACATTCTCAACACGCTCATCTATACGCGAATTCTCGCGCAGC
This sequence is a window from Sporolituus thermophilus DSM 23256. Protein-coding genes within it:
- a CDS encoding tyrosine-type recombinase/integrase → MLPVAANKKALAMTINRKIPKYFTLDEVRQILNPLQKEKNYRAWFLFLFLVRTGARVSEALRVRVADIDFSNKVISIQTMKRPGNPVRSVPIKDDFIGAIGEYIAREGLLRENKLFKYNRVTAYLYVRNLCHAAGIMDDRAHPHTCRHTFAIINLAQGVPVTVVQEWLGHANILNTLIYTRILAQHSRGFAEQVNW